A single Tenacibaculum sp. Bg11-29 DNA region contains:
- a CDS encoding ParB/RepB/Spo0J family partition protein, whose protein sequence is MAKATKKRALGRGLSALLTETAEVNSAEDKNADKLVGNIIEIELSSIEVNPFQPRTYFDEEALRELANSIEQLGVIQPITVRKLANNSFQLVSGERRFRASKLIGNKTVPAYIRLANDQEMLEMALVENIQRKNLDPIEVALSYQRLIDEIQLTQEELSTRVGKKRSTVTNYLRLLKLDPIIQTGMRDSFISMGHGRALISVDSNSDQLNIYEKIVRDKLSVRQTEELVKNIKAGTVAKTAKKKTLPSFVSEGVKDISNYFGNKIDVSVNNRGKGKISIPFDSEEDFNRIKNLLK, encoded by the coding sequence ATGGCAAAAGCAACTAAAAAACGAGCTTTAGGAAGAGGTTTATCAGCTTTATTAACAGAAACTGCTGAAGTAAATTCAGCGGAAGATAAAAACGCAGATAAATTAGTAGGAAATATTATTGAAATCGAATTGAGTTCTATAGAAGTAAACCCTTTTCAACCTAGAACTTATTTTGATGAAGAAGCTTTACGTGAATTAGCAAATTCAATAGAACAATTAGGTGTTATACAACCTATTACAGTTAGAAAACTAGCTAACAATTCGTTTCAATTAGTTTCTGGAGAACGTCGTTTTAGAGCATCTAAATTAATAGGTAATAAAACCGTTCCCGCATACATTCGTTTAGCAAACGATCAAGAAATGCTAGAAATGGCATTGGTTGAAAATATTCAACGTAAAAATCTTGACCCTATTGAAGTTGCACTTTCTTACCAACGTTTAATTGACGAAATTCAATTAACTCAAGAAGAACTAAGTACCAGAGTAGGTAAAAAACGTTCGACTGTTACCAATTATTTACGTTTATTAAAATTAGATCCTATTATTCAAACAGGAATGCGCGATAGCTTTATATCTATGGGACATGGTCGTGCACTTATTAGTGTTGATAGTAATTCTGATCAATTAAATATTTACGAAAAAATAGTTCGAGACAAATTATCTGTTCGCCAAACGGAAGAATTAGTTAAAAATATAAAAGCAGGTACCGTTGCTAAAACAGCAAAAAAGAAAACACTACCGAGCTTTGTTTCTGAAGGAGTAAAAGACATTAGTAACTATTTTGGTAATAAAATAGATGTTAGTGTTAACAATCGTGGTAAAGGAAAAATTTCTATTCCTTTTGACTCTGAAGAAGATTTTAATCGCATTAAAAACTTATTAAAATAA